One genomic segment of Nerophis lumbriciformis linkage group LG20, RoL_Nlum_v2.1, whole genome shotgun sequence includes these proteins:
- the LOC133619359 gene encoding uncharacterized protein yields the protein MRTHTDNKHSECSTKKRGKTCLSCSVCAEGFTTECNLTRHMRTHTGEKTFKCSVCGKSFSQNSHLTQHMRTHTGEKPFHCSVCGKSFSQNSHLTQHMRIHTGEKACNCSVCGKGFFRNSHLTQHMTTHTGEKPFNCSVCGKSFTVKNNLTKHMRTHTGEKPFSCSVCGKLFFSKSNLTEHMKTHTGKKPFSCTVCGKSFFGKSNLTEHIRIHTGEKPFSCTVCGKSFTGKSNLTKHMTTHTGEKPYKCSVCGKSFSRNSQLTRHMRTHAGEKTFSCSVCCKRFTHKADTVKHMRTHKGK from the coding sequence atgaggactcacactgacaacaaacactctgaatgctctacaaagaagagaggtaaaacatgtttgagctgctcagtttgtgctgaaGGTTTTACTACAGAGTGcaatttgactcgacacatgagaacacacacaggagaaaaaacatttaagtgttcagtttgtggcaaaagcttttctcaaaatagccatttgactcaacacatgagaacacacacaggtgaaaaaccatttcattgttcagtttgtggcaaaagcttttctcaaaatagccatttgactcaacacatgagaatacacacaggagaaaaagcatgtaattgttcagtttgtggcaaaggctTTTTTCGAAAtagccatttgactcaacacatgacaacacacacaggtgaaaaaccatttaattgttcagtttgtggcaaaagctttactGTAAAGAAtaatttgactaaacacatgagaacacacacaggtgaaaaaccgtttagttgttcagtttgtggcaaacttttttttagtaagagcaatttgactgaacacatgaaaaCGCACACAGGTAAAAAGCCATTTAGTTgtacagtttgtggcaaaagtttTTTTGGTAAGAgcaatttgactgaacacattagaatacacacaggtgaaaaaccatttagttgtacagtttgtggcaaaagctttactGGTAAGAGcaatttgactaaacacatgacaacacacacaggtgaaaaaccatataagtgttcagtttgtggcaaaagcttttctagaAATAGCCaattgactcgacacatgagaacacacgctggagaaaaaacatttagttgttcagtgtgctgtaaaaggttcaCACATAAAGCAGACACAgtaaaacacatgagaacacacaagggaaaataa
- the LOC133619375 gene encoding uncharacterized protein gives MLGKSKRCEEKTGPHVYINVQRIGDVQQLIGNPEEVSPQLGGSSTLKQETPQPPCIKKEEEELCITQEGECLLGREEAGYTKFPLSILSVKTEDDEEKPQVNNLLAPLSDSEAEDEVEEPLSSDKDCEGDMRTHTDNKHSECSSKKRGQTCLSCSICGQSFTKKSQLTQHMRIHTGEKPFKCSVCGKRFSRNSHVTRHMRTHTGEKTCNCSVGGKSFSANCHVTQHMRTHTGEKTFSCSVCGKSFSRNCDLTEHMRTHTGEKPFSCSVCAKSFSRNFNLTHHMRTHRDEKPFNCSVCGNSFSQNSNLTRHMRTHTGEKPFNCSVCGKSFSQNSYLTRHMRIHTGEKPFSCSVCGKSFSVKKILTRHMRTHWTKTI, from the exons ATGTTGGGGAAGAGTAAGAGATGTGAAGAGAAGACTGGACCACATGTCTACATCAACGTGCAGAGGATTGGAG acgtccagcagctgatcggtaatccagaagaagtttcccctcagttaggggggagctccactttgaagcaggagactccacaaccaccctgcattaaaaaggaagaggaggaactctgcatcactcaggagggagagtgtcttctaggacgagaagAAGCTggttacaccaagtttccactgagtattctctctgtgaagactgaagatgatgaagagaaaccacaagtaaacaacctcttagctccactatcagatagtgaggctgaagacgaggttgaagaacctctgagcagcgataaagactgtgaaggtgatatgaggactcacactgacaacaaacactctgaatgctcttcAAAGAAGAGAGGTCAAACATGTTTGAGTTGTTCAATTTGTGGTcaaagttttactaaaaagagccaattgactcaacacatgagaatacacacaggtgaaaaaccatttaagtgttcagtttgtggcaaacgcttttctcgaaatagccatgtgactcgacacatgagaacacacacaggagaaaaaacatgtaattgttcagttggtggcaaaagcttttctgcaAATTGCCatgtgactcaacacatgagaacacacacaggagaaaaaacattcagttgttcagtttgtggcaaaagcttttctcgaaattgtgatttgactgaacacatgagaacacacacaggtgaaaaaccatttagttgttcagtttgtgcaaaaagcttttctcgaaatttcAATTTGACTcaccacatgagaacacacagagatgaaaaaccatttaattgttcagtttgtggcaacagcttttctcaaaatagcaatttgactcgacacatgagaacacacacaggtgaaaaaccgttTAATTGTTCAgtatgtggcaaaagcttttctcagaaTAGctatttgactcgacacatgagaatacacacaggtgaaaaaccatttagttgttcagtttgtggcaaaagcttttctgttaagaaAATATTGacacgacacatgagaacacactggACTaagaccatttaa